A genome region from Panthera leo isolate Ple1 chromosome A2, P.leo_Ple1_pat1.1, whole genome shotgun sequence includes the following:
- the LOC122212932 gene encoding olfactory receptor 10AC1-like: MDSPSNATMPCGFLLQGFSEFPHLRPVLFLLLLAVHLATLGGNLLILVAVASVPSPPPMLLFLCQLSAIELCYTLVVVPRSLADLATPGLGGGSPISFLGCAVQMQMFVALGGAECFLLATMAYDRYVAICHPLRYTTVVTPGLCARLALACCLGGLAVSVGLTVAIFHLPFCGSRLLVHFFCDITALLDLACTRSYADELPLLGTCLVLLLLPSLLILSSYGAIAATLHRLHSPRGRYKAASTCASHLAVTFLHYGCATFMYVRPKASYSPRRDRTLALIYTNITPLLYPLIYSLRNREITTAIRRVLGQGRQGQDCSRWPRNSKKVKGPQSSSGRAPTMQHVRPTFLRAWCRTRLPAKGGSAFWRKGTTK, translated from the exons ATGGACAGCCCCAGCAATGCCACCATGCCCTGTGGCTTTCTCCTTCAGGGCTTCTCTGAGTTCCCGCACCTAAGGCCGGTGCTCTTCTTGTTGCTGCTAGCCGTGCACCTGGCCACCCTGGGCGGGAACCTGCTCATCCTGGTGGCCGTGGCCTCAGTGCCCAGCCCACCACCCATGCTGCTCTTCCTGTGCCAGCTGTCAGCCATCGAGCTCTGTTACACTCTGGTGGTGGTGCCCCGCTCCCTGGCTGACCTGGCCACGCCAGGCCTTGGCGGGGGCAGCCCCATCTCCTTCCTGGGCTGTGCAGTTCAGATGCAGATGTTCGTGGCGCTGGGTGGGGCCGAGTGCTTCCTGCTGGCCACCATGGCCTATGACCGTTACGTGGCCATCTGCCACCCGCTGCGCTACACCACAGTGGTGACCCCAGGGCTGTGCGCAAGGCTGGCCCTGGCCTGCTGTCTCGGGGGACTGGCAGTGTCCGTGGGGCTCACAGTGGCAATCTTTCACCTGCCTTTCTGCGGCTCCCGCCTACTGGTGCATTTCTTCTGCGACATCACGGCACTGCTGGACCTGGCTTGCACACGGAGCTACGCCGACGAGCTTCCCCTGCTGGGCACCTGCCtcgtgctgctgctgctgccctcgCTGCTCATCCTGTCCTCCTACGGAGCCATCGCCGCCACCCTGCATCGCCTGCACTCCCCCAGGGGCCGGTACAAGGCTGCCTCCACCTGCGCCTCGCACCTGGCCGTCACTTTCCTGCACTATGGCTGTGCCACCTTCATGTATGTGCGGCCCAAGGCCAGCTACTCCCCACGGCGGGACCGCACGCTGGCACTCATCTACACCAACATCACGCCGCTGCTGTACCCGCTCATCTACAGCCTGcgcaaccgtgagatcaccaccgcCATCCGCCGGGTGCTGGGACAGGGGCGGCAGGGACAAG ATTGTTCAAGGTGGCCCAGAAACTCCAAGAAGGTCAAGGGACCGCAGAGCAGCAGTGGAAGAGCCCCTACGATGCAGCATGTACGCCCCACCTTTCTGCGTGCCTGGTGCAGAACCAGACTACCTGCCAAGGGAGGATCAGCTTTTTGGAGAAAAGGGACCACAAAGTAA